The Algoriphagus sp. TR-M9 genome has a window encoding:
- the smc gene encoding chromosome segregation protein SMC gives MLLSKLEIKGFKSFGDKMVINFDKGITGVVGPNGCGKSNVVDAIRWVLGEQKTRMLRSDKMENVIFNGTKNRKPSNLAEVSLTFENTKNLLPTEYTHVSITRRYYRSGESEYQINGVTCRLKDITNLFMDTGINSNSYAIIELKMIDELLNDKNNSRRDLFEEAAGISKFKKRKKETLRKLQDTDDDLARVEDVLYEIEKNLKSLEKQAKQASKYFEIKKDYREASINLAKKSIEKYSKSLIEANQKIQQEGDKKLQIQTQVTDKEALLSQLKTDLIQKEKLLASRQKALNEHVNKIRAFESEKKIKNERLRFLEDRSQKLREQIDTDRKSNDRAGFSIRSLQQEKESAEKMLAEKELIVNELREAYESQKLIQAEKQKAQKEINHNFETLKEKVYQLSKDIEIKQIQLSTLKQELERTSSDDSSQEANLVDFEEKIIELKAELDQATQEYQILKTKQEDLDQKIEDTNRVIEMIREELTASSRKLDSKTNEYNLTKSLVENLEGFPEAIKFLKKNNSWGKDVPLLSDLLTTSEKYRVTIENYLDSYMNYYVVDTEAQAIAAIQLLSDSARGKANFFVLEHFERFKSSQNKLFSNAIAATEIIEFDVKYSRLINFILDNVYIVQGEHRDFPEDTEAVFISENGKYTKRKFSISGGSVGLFEGKRIGRAKNLEKLDKEIKELNKKVSSTRNNLDNKLSELMKLKEISYKKTLEEWQNKINGINQEFVSVRTKKEQLAELLSSNANKREDILERIASIEESLSETQPQLFEERAEFEAMHEELEELNESYEKESALLSEKSQAFNAENILYHQHLNRVNSLDQEIEFKQSAYESSKERIGKSQSELSNLDTEVKSLLDNNEVKDDELIELYAEKEGIEKGVQEAEKDYYASRGSIDDTDQQIRSLQKSKETYDQLVHELENAVNEIKLKMTGMKERLSVEFELDLDELMAENPEIAEEFRDFAEDKLRELVQKQKEKLDKIGPINPMAMEAYDEIKVRYDFIITQKEDLIKAKESLVTTIKEIDQVAKDTFLEAFDKIKENFVKVFRSLFTEQDDCDLTLVDPSNPLESAIEIMAKPKGKRPLTINQLSGGEKTLTATSLLFSIYLLKPAPFCIFDEVDAPLDDANIDKFNQIIQKFSEESQFIIVTHNKRTMASTDIIYGITMIEAGVSRVVPVDLRELA, from the coding sequence ATGCTGCTCAGTAAGCTGGAGATCAAAGGGTTTAAGAGTTTTGGGGATAAAATGGTGATTAACTTCGACAAGGGAATCACCGGTGTAGTAGGGCCAAATGGCTGCGGTAAATCCAATGTAGTCGATGCAATCCGCTGGGTACTTGGTGAGCAAAAAACCCGCATGCTGCGCTCAGATAAGATGGAAAATGTCATCTTTAATGGGACTAAAAACAGGAAACCTTCCAATCTAGCGGAGGTGTCTTTGACTTTTGAAAACACCAAAAACCTACTCCCTACCGAATATACCCACGTCAGCATTACCAGAAGGTACTATAGATCCGGTGAAAGCGAATACCAGATCAACGGCGTGACCTGTAGATTGAAGGATATCACTAATCTCTTCATGGATACAGGGATCAATTCTAATTCTTACGCCATCATCGAACTCAAAATGATAGATGAGCTCCTGAATGACAAGAATAACTCCAGACGGGATCTATTCGAGGAAGCAGCCGGAATCTCTAAATTCAAGAAAAGAAAGAAAGAAACGCTACGTAAACTTCAGGATACTGATGATGACCTGGCCCGAGTGGAGGATGTGCTATACGAAATAGAGAAGAACCTAAAAAGCCTGGAAAAACAGGCCAAACAGGCATCCAAATACTTCGAAATCAAGAAAGATTACCGGGAAGCCAGTATCAACCTGGCCAAAAAAAGCATAGAAAAGTACAGTAAATCCTTGATCGAAGCCAATCAGAAGATTCAGCAAGAAGGCGATAAGAAACTGCAGATTCAAACTCAGGTAACGGATAAAGAAGCCCTGCTTAGCCAGCTGAAAACGGATTTGATCCAAAAAGAAAAACTGCTTGCCAGCAGGCAAAAAGCATTGAATGAGCATGTCAATAAGATCCGAGCATTCGAATCCGAAAAGAAAATCAAAAATGAAAGACTAAGGTTTCTGGAAGACCGGTCCCAAAAACTCAGGGAACAAATAGATACTGACCGAAAGTCAAATGATAGAGCAGGCTTCAGTATTCGTTCTTTACAGCAGGAAAAGGAGTCCGCGGAGAAGATGCTTGCAGAGAAAGAACTGATCGTAAATGAACTCCGAGAGGCCTACGAAAGCCAAAAGCTTATCCAAGCCGAAAAACAAAAAGCGCAGAAGGAAATCAACCACAATTTCGAAACCCTGAAAGAAAAGGTTTACCAACTGAGCAAAGACATAGAAATCAAGCAAATCCAGCTTTCTACACTAAAGCAGGAACTGGAGCGTACTTCTTCCGACGATTCCTCCCAGGAAGCCAATCTGGTGGATTTTGAAGAAAAAATCATTGAATTAAAAGCTGAACTAGACCAGGCTACTCAGGAATACCAGATATTAAAAACCAAGCAAGAGGATTTAGATCAAAAAATAGAAGACACCAATCGGGTGATCGAAATGATCCGCGAAGAACTCACCGCCTCATCCAGGAAACTGGACTCCAAAACCAATGAGTATAATCTCACCAAATCTCTGGTGGAGAACTTAGAAGGTTTCCCAGAGGCGATCAAATTCCTAAAGAAAAATAACTCCTGGGGAAAGGATGTACCCCTACTCTCCGACCTGCTTACCACCTCGGAAAAATACCGGGTTACCATAGAGAATTACCTGGACAGCTACATGAACTATTACGTGGTGGATACCGAGGCTCAGGCCATTGCAGCTATACAACTTCTGAGTGATTCTGCTAGGGGCAAGGCCAATTTCTTCGTTTTAGAGCATTTTGAGCGCTTCAAGTCCAGCCAGAATAAGCTTTTCTCCAATGCCATAGCGGCTACGGAGATTATAGAATTTGATGTCAAATATTCCCGTCTGATCAACTTCATTCTCGATAATGTATACATAGTTCAAGGAGAGCATCGGGATTTTCCGGAGGATACTGAAGCTGTTTTTATCTCTGAGAATGGCAAATACACCAAGCGTAAATTCAGTATTTCAGGTGGTTCTGTGGGCCTTTTCGAAGGAAAAAGAATAGGCAGGGCCAAAAATCTCGAAAAGCTAGACAAGGAAATCAAAGAACTGAATAAAAAAGTCAGCAGCACCAGAAATAACCTGGACAACAAGCTTTCCGAACTAATGAAGCTGAAAGAAATCAGCTATAAAAAGACCTTGGAAGAATGGCAAAACAAAATCAATGGAATCAATCAGGAGTTTGTTTCGGTGCGGACCAAGAAGGAGCAACTGGCAGAGCTATTGAGTTCCAACGCCAATAAACGAGAGGACATCCTGGAGCGGATCGCATCCATAGAGGAAAGTCTGAGCGAGACGCAGCCCCAGCTCTTTGAGGAGCGGGCGGAGTTTGAAGCCATGCATGAAGAGCTGGAAGAGCTAAACGAATCATACGAAAAGGAATCAGCCCTGCTTTCTGAAAAATCGCAAGCTTTCAATGCTGAAAACATTCTGTATCATCAGCATCTGAACCGGGTGAATAGTCTAGATCAGGAGATAGAATTTAAGCAATCCGCTTACGAAAGCAGCAAGGAAAGGATTGGAAAATCCCAAAGTGAACTTTCCAATTTGGATACTGAAGTCAAGTCTTTATTGGATAATAATGAGGTGAAAGATGATGAGCTGATTGAGCTTTATGCTGAAAAAGAAGGCATAGAAAAAGGCGTTCAGGAGGCAGAAAAGGATTATTATGCATCCAGAGGAAGCATAGATGACACAGATCAGCAAATCCGTAGCCTCCAAAAGTCCAAGGAAACCTATGATCAATTGGTTCATGAACTGGAAAATGCAGTGAATGAGATCAAGCTGAAGATGACCGGTATGAAGGAGAGGCTTAGCGTCGAGTTTGAACTGGATTTGGACGAACTGATGGCTGAAAATCCTGAGATTGCGGAGGAATTCAGGGATTTTGCTGAGGACAAATTGCGCGAGCTGGTTCAGAAGCAAAAAGAAAAACTGGATAAGATAGGCCCCATCAACCCAATGGCCATGGAGGCTTATGATGAGATCAAGGTTCGTTATGATTTTATTATCACGCAAAAAGAGGATCTGATCAAAGCCAAGGAGTCATTAGTCACTACCATCAAAGAAATCGATCAGGTAGCCAAAGACACCTTCCTGGAGGCTTTTGATAAGATCAAGGAGAACTTTGTGAAGGTGTTCCGCTCACTCTTTACTGAGCAGGATGACTGCGATCTGACTTTAGTGGATCCCAGTAATCCACTGGAGTCTGCCATAGAGATTATGGCTAAGCCAAAAGGAAAGCGACCACTTACCATCAATCAGCTTTCCGGAGGAGAAAAGACCCTGACAGCTACTTCCTTACTCTTTTCTATCTATCTGCTGAAACCTGCCCCTTTCTGTATTTTTGATGAGGTAGATGCTCCACTTGACGATGCGAACATCGACAAATTCAATCAGATTATTCAGAAATTCAGTGAAGAAAGCCAGTTCATCATCGTGACGCATAACAAGCGCACCATGGCCAGCACGGATATTATCTATGGTATTACCATGATAGAAGCTGGAGTATCAAGAGTGGTTCCGGTGGATTTACGGGAGTTAGCTTAG